ATACGCATCATGATAAATAATTGGTTTTGCGTGTACTTTTTATGAATAAACATAAATCATCTACAAAACGCACGATTTacatgaaaaatgaaaaatgaaagaataaaattgtattaaaattgattttaagaCAATCAGATAgtattgtttttcaaatcatttaTAGAAGTAAATTAcctatttatatttatcttaattATTGTATATGAATTATAacaggatatatatatatattgaaagaAAGTATTTagttttacataattaaaaaataactataaaattgAAACTAAGACGAAGTGAATATAATAAACATagaagagataaaaataaaaaataattaaaaaaatagaagaagttAAAAAAGATAATGTATATagtcaataaaaaatatattgtaaaaaaatgagtataattaatgaatataaagaataaaagataaaaattaagatatatacttattaaaaaattttaaaataacattgtaaaaaagaatttattaatCAAGTTCTACAAAAATATtacagaaaatttaaaatattagtaaataaaataataatatctttgagaactattaatcaaaatacataaaagaaaaaaaattataaattttttttggaacaaaatcaaaaaataaagaaactacaaaattataactaaaacataagagagagaaaaaaaagtataaagtaAATTATGATTTCatttatagaaaataataatagaataatttaaattaaatttatttatttcattttttattcattatttattagataatttaatatttattttggtcaaatcaaataatttaattaattagttataattaatatagtTTACCCTggtaatatatataattgaaatatattgaaatattaaaaataaaaataaaattaaatgttaacaataaaattaaaataaaatagaagatgcATATATAAGACATAGAGTGAGTAATAAACTAAATCAAATACATATATTTgaattaaatcaaataatatatattagttataattaataaattcaaataaatcaaataaatttaaTCAGAAGATTTCTCcaagaattaattaaattaattagttgatacaaataattagtataactaaattattttaataaattaaaaaacacCTCTAAAGACATTGTATGTCAGTTTCATCactaatattaaataatttaatatttattttaatcaaattaaataatttattaattataattaatgtatttaattaattaaaataaattaaataaagatgtttctaagaattaatcaaatcaatgagttgatataaataattagtataattaatttgatttattgaattaaaaaataaataaaatataattaattgaattaattaattgatatatataattaatttattataattgattgaatttaatgaattaaaaaaataaacaaaaaaaacatgCTCAAAACTTTACATTAGCTTCATTATTTCGTGCAAaaacttaattttaaattaattagtgtatataattttgtaatgcataaaaatgtgtattttttttatagaaatatACTTCTAATATAAATTATTCATAAATATATTTACCTTATATAAATTAACTtcgtatatttttttgttatttatactaatgccaaataatcattaaaataaagaaattcacaaagtacttatatttaataaagaaaaagtgtcgtatgtaataaaaaacaaactcaatgtttataagaaaaaatgaactaaaatattttaaagttgATTTTATATGTATTCAATAAATATtgtcaaaataataataataataataataataataataataataataataataataataatattcatttgagtaataaaaaataataatatattattaaaaatattaacgaataattttttaactatttagATAAACTTAATcaacagaaataaaaaatatactatatttaaaatattgtataagaaagaattaaaaaatatttaaaaaatatgtataatattcatagagaaataaaaaaatcaatataattattaaaaatatataatattcaatattataatttttgacaaattttattataattaatcattaaatattaacaaatttaattatttaatacataatttttttaaaaatagcaTTAACGTGTAGATGGGCACCATACCGGTCACGTCGGCGTACTTGGTTCTAAAGCTTATGTTCTTGAATGGTAAACTAAAAAACACTATATATAACATTtacagaaatataaaaaaaaaatcgtaatcatttttaaaaagatataaaataataatttttaaagtgatgtaaaataaaataatataattattgatgcatgaaaatatgaaaaagaatcatgataattactaaaaaagagttaaaataaaatattaaaattattaataaatttcacataattaatcattaaatattaatttatatataattgattaCATAATACTTTGctaaaaattaattgaaaagaaatatGTATCTAAATTGACATTAAAATATGTTATGTCAATATATTTGATATCAGAATGTAacttattattaaattaaaattattaattattgataattcACTCgttgaaatataaaaaaatcataataattactaaaaagatataaaataaaatattaaaatttaaaattattaataaatataaaaataaataattatataaatattaatttgtgtatgatttattatataatatttttttaaaaaataatttaaaaaattatatgtaaattgtCACCAAAATATGCCACACCTCGGTATGCTTTACAATGATAAAATATTACAATCTACAATGATAATGATATAATAGACGCCAGACGGCCAATAAAACGTGGGGCCGGGTATGATATATTGGGCCAAACAAGGCCCATTGAGTCTGAAACAATGAAGCCCAATAGACAGAACCCGCCAAAAACGTATATGGGAATCTTCCCTGGTAGTTGACACGATTCTGTCGTTGGATAATGACTTGCACGATAATGCCAGAAAATTTGACGGTGGACGCAACAGCGTAGAATAAGTGAATAACCGATTTCTTATAACGATATCCAATTTCCCTTCTTcatttctctcttttcttctctaATCTTTCCAATCTgcatttcaatttcatttcctCATTCTGAAACTTTGATTCTGATGGGCAAATCCAAATCCAAGAAGGTTAAGCTTTTCAAGGAAGAGTTTACGTTCGGTttgtttctctctttttttctttttttcttttttttttctccattTCCTAATTcttcaaaatataattaattttatataagataatataataattattattatagtgCATTGCTGATTTCTTTCTTGGCTTTTGATTGGTGCAGATGAACGGAAAAAGGAATCTACAAGCATCATAGTCAAATATCCAGATCGAGTTCCTGTATGATATTTCTTCAAAATTTGACATTTCACATTTTCACATTTGGCTTCGATTTTCACATTATTTTCAATCACACAAAATCAATTACCACTATTGGTTGAAAAATTGTTATTTATGGTTACTTTTTTATGAATCAGTGACTTTTTCTAAGTAATGGCTAttggtttttcttttatttcgttcctgtttctttttttcttctttttccttctcACTTTTGTTGCATTATATGTTGCAGGTCATCATTGAGAAATATGCAAGGGCAGATATCCCTACATTGGACAAGAAAAAGTAGGCTCTACCTGTATGgttgattttttttagtataatttattattttttgaggTTCCTTTAATTCCATGTTATAACTGTCTTAATCCTATTACTATTCATCTTGACTGATAACATATGTCTTTTTGTAAACTGAAGTCACTATTTTCATGATTAATGCTTTTAATGTAACTCAGCGAAGGTTCCCATTCAGCTATgtgaaatttatttataaacagatattttcttgttcttcatttATCTTTTACAATTGTCTTCTAATCCATTTCATTGACTAGAATTAGTATCCCATTGAGTGATAGTGCATCATTGAATCCTTAATCATGAGTAGGTGATTCATATGTCCAAGGTCTGATGTatacatttttcttttcttttctcttttagaTATTTGGTTCCAAGGGACATGTCTGTTGGGCAGTTCATTCATATTTTGAGTGGCAGGCTACGGATGAAGCCCGGGAAAGCTCTGTTTATATTTGTGAAGAACACATTACCTCAGACTAGTAAGTGCTCCATGTCACTAAACTCTTGGGTAAATTCAACTTCTGTCTTCTCTTATATCAAATCTAATAATGTAATGGCTGTGTCTTTGGTTTCTTTTATTCACAGCGAGTCTTTTGAGCAACATCTATGACACTTACAAGGATGATGACGGCTTTCTGTACATGTGTTACAGCAGTGAAAAAACATTTGGCTAACTTTGCTGTGCTTGCTAATGCTTGTATGTATCTGCACATTGTGAATTCTCCTCATTGTTTGGAATCCACTCCAGTAAATAATTCACTTGTCTGATTTGGTAGTAGAAACTCTTGTGTAAAATGTAAATAATGACTAATTGTACTTCAAATGGAAAGTACAATTGATAGATCATAAGGAAAACCATTTCTTCACCATTGTAGACACCTGTTCTCATTTGTAATGTACATTATTACATTATATTTATACAAGCGACAATGCTTTATGAACATACCGAAAAGGTATGTCCAAGCATGTGAATTTCATCCATCCATAAGTTTTCTTTTTCAgatttctgtttttattttgatttatttttgttaacaatGTTCCATGTATAGCTTTCATATATAACCAATTATGCCTATGGAAAGCGAAATAGAAATTGTGTCGGTGCTTCATTGTGACTGTTTTATAGACAAACTCAGGACAATGCTTCAACCACCCCGAGAATTTGGACCTCAGCTTCCACCAAGCAACTATCCTTCACCAGAAAACCCTGGTATTGACTGGTGAAATAACTGAGTGGAATCAATCTTGATGCACCGCGTTCATGGTTTGAGGAACTAAACCAGTAATTAGCTGCAAGTAGAGAAAAGGAGAACTTAGGTTAGGTTATTGGATTGAATAAATGTTTAGTAGTGTCAACTATTAATTAAACTATCAATTTGTGTCCCTGGCATCAGGGAAATTTCATGCAGTTTTAAAGGTGAACTAAACTCTACCTTTTCCAAAGTGATGCTTGGCTTGCTTTTGGTCAAGTATGCGTAATGTTATCTGTGCATATATTTTTGAAGCAGGAGAAAGTGTTGATGGGTTAGATAAGGCTAAGTACAAAGAAAGATGACTGCCAAATCCAGGACCGTTTCCTTTGGGATATAGTTTTATCTTCCTGCAAGAAACAGCATTATGACCAATGTAAGTAAAATGCAAAGGAAAATTTCAGATACACTTTGGAAGCATATATTAGAAACAAAGCAGGGTGATTGTTGTACCACTCATAGTTGCCAGCATTGAATGTTTTAGAGTCATAGCATTCTAAGTCCAATTTTGAGAAGTTGTTAATCTCCCAGACATGCTTGTAGGTAAAGGAATCCTTCACCATTACTATGGATTCCCCTTTACTTCTGCTTCTTTCCTTGCATACATAGACTTCTGCTCCAAATGCACATGTATCATCCACCAAATAACCTTTAGAGGCATCGTTGAACTCTTTTAGAGTAATGAACTTATCAAATCCCCATTCAGCCTTCATTTTGTAAAATCTCCTTTCCTTTCCCGTTGCATCTATCAAATGCTTTGTTGATCATCAAAACTGAACTATATCTAGGcagggaaaaaagaaaaaaaaaatcctttctCAAGGACGAGCTTAAAAACCATATATCAACATTGAAAGAGTCTACAAGATGATGTGCTAAAGTACTATGCCATTAATGTGCTAAACAGAAACATTTATTGCATGAAAaatgtgctttttttttttgcttttttttagTAGTTAAAAGATGTAAATTGTACATTTATCAGTTATTAAATTTCGGTGTGCTTTCTTAGTAATACAAATTCTTATTTGCCCATCACTAAATTGAGTTGAATGTCAATAAATATCTACATTCTTGGTAAATTTTGGAAGTTGGACAAATCATGCTCATGCAAGAACTGGAAAAAAGGGTAATAATCAAACAAGTACCTTGGACAACTAAGTAGTTGTCGGTGTTCTGGTCAAGCAAAAACAATCGAAAATTCGCATAGATCTCCCAAGCAGGATGAGGTAAACTTGCTTCATCCAAAGCCAAGTATAGTGAAACATGGTCTTTTATATTTTTGCCCTTGTTTCCACTTGGGTGTAGGACCAACTTCCTGTTAGGTGTAAGTAAGCACATGAATTGTCATTCACTTTGTTTGAAGTACACACCCAAATTGTTATCCAATTACACGgtagtttatatatttttcaacaATGGTGTTTTACCATTTATATCCTCCAGCTTCAAATTTCTCTGACACGTATTTTTCTATTGAATTCTTTGCGAGGAGCGAAAATAACTCTACTCTCACTACGTAATGAGCTGGTGGAGCATCAGATATAGACTGTGAAATGCCTGCAACATCATAAgtgtgtgtatgtgtgaatatatatatatatatatatatatatatatgaaaactCTTGTATCATGTTGTGAAGACATGTTTTCTATCAATTTGTTTGGAATGCAAGGAATTAGAATTTACTTAAAAGTtgaattctttttcttattttgaaACAACTAAAAATGAATGATTTGAATTCCTTTGAGAATTCtaattctcattttttcttcatttgTAAATCAGACAAAAAAGGATATGATTTCCAAATCAATACTCACActcttcaaaattaaattctattctattaatatattataatcaTTCCAAATCATAGAATTGAGTTTCAAATAgaaataaattctttttttaaagaaaatagaatttttttttttcatgttaaATGGTTTCCAAACAAGTTTATAATCATTCATGCTATATGTACAGAAAAAGTCAGACATGAAATCAATCGCAAGTAACATTGcgcaatgatgatgatgatggccaaGCCAAGAAAAGGAGAGGAACAAACCATCCTGGAGCATATCCATATCAAGAAAATTTACGGCGCGCAGTAACACGAATGTGGACTATCTCCAAAGGCTTATTATTTATATCAATGTTGCGTTcatttttattctttacttCAAGAAAATGAAGATTGCTATGAGTTCAAGTCTTCATGGAAGTTGGCACATATTCTCCTTATGTATGACTTTAAGCATAAAAATGTTCTATAAACTTTCTACCAAGGATATATATATTGGATTGGTTTCAAGTTTGGTGAATGCTATGGTACCTAAAAGATGTTGCCTATTTactaaaaaagattaaaaaataatatttaatttaaaagatataacaataaataatttttaaaaaatcaaaacttacTACAAAAGGTAAGTTAGGCAAAATTTAGGCACCAATTCATAGGCAGCATAGAATTGGCCTTCAAGTTTATGAATATTCTCTGCTTCAATTCGTTTAGGAAGAAACCTTCCAACTGTGTTCCTTGCACAATTGAAATGTGTTCCATTTCCATGTTTTCTGTTATCTTGAAAAATCTCACGCCATGATTATGTGAGCAAAGAACATCTCGGCTATAGCCTCTGGCTCCAAAATTCAAAGTAGTAAAATAACCGAGGTTCAAAATTATCACGAGATTGTTTTATTTGTAGCTTTACCATCGATTTGATTGttcttgaaaaataaaaattaaaaagactTGGAACATGATATCAATTTAGAGTATACCAAGAATTTACCTTCAtcatttaaaattgaaaaactCTGCAAAAACTAGATGTTAAGTTATGAACTATAACTAGGAATGAAAGTAACTATTAATTcatattaaactatttttaTTGGTACCATTATCATTGGTCCCAAGGAAATTGTTTTGCAAACCATATATCCAATTTACTTATCTACTCTCTTTCACTCAAGGAAATTTTGCTAATTTTCAGATACAATACAAATGATGTAACAATGTTTTGGCCCTGAATTTCTTCTGTCACTTCTTTCTTGAATCAAGAAATTACATATGAAACATTCCAAGTAGCTATAAGTAGTCAAATTGCAAAATCTGTAGCCAGTTGATATCAAATGCAGCAACATTCTTAAAAGAGTAACTGATCTAATTATCAAGAACTTACATATATAAAAGTACAATGTATACAGAAATTTCTTCCAATCTAGAAAGGGTATAGCGCCACAGGGCATTGAGAGTTAATGTACCAATGTTTTGCAAGCAACGCTAATGCTACAAGTTCCTCCAATCAAGACATGCCATAACCCATACTATTGAGTTTCTGAACCAATATTTTCTCAGCTTCAGCCTGCATATCCATTCAACTTGCAAAACTAAGATATAAAATATGAACATGATTTCTTTTTTGAACCGTCATATTAATCACAATGATACAAGGAACATAACAAAACTGTGCTAAACCTCAATCATAGGGCTATTTTTGGGAATATTGCAAGCCAAAATGACATTGAGACCAGTCTTCAGAACTGCAAcaaacaaacaacacaaatacCATCAATTCAACAactaaaacaaaacaaataaacaatttttttttgctcCCATTATTATGAAAGACAATAATAATAGTTACCGAataaattaccatttgtacccatgaaagatACTGACACGGACAAATGTACCCATATAAGAATAAAACGACAATTGTAACCACGGAAGATGGCTTCTGTGTGCCAAGAGTACCCTAACGGATCAATTGCGTAACCCAAGTCCGGGTACTCTTGGCACACGGAGGCCATCTTCCGTGGTTACAATTGTCGTTTTATTCTTACATTGGTATATTTGTCAGCGTTTATatctttcatgggtacaaatggtaatttatTCAATAGTTACCTAAGCGGCAAGCAAGACCAGAGCCAGTGTTATCAGAAGTCCCTCCCATTAACGAAGTTATTGATACATTATTGTTCTGAATTAATCACAATCACATATCACAAATCCACATAAAAACACAATctttagaaaacaaaagaattagTAAATGTGATTTTGAAATGAGTGAGAAGTTACAGGGCGAGTGTGAGCAGCTGCATACAAGTTCCCCAATTTGGCAGAGGTGTAACCAACCCACACATATATCTGCCATAATCCCACAAACACATCATTGACCATTAATCATTACCATTTTATCAACACAAAAAAGAAGTGAATTTGCACGAGAACCATAATTGGGGCAAAAAAAAAACCTGTTTTGGAAACTGTATAATCTGAAAATGGAGGCTGGCATCGTTCACAATTTCGGTGAAGCACGTGATAGGCAACTGACACGATTCATGTTGTGCAGAAACATTTTCCCCGTCCTTCAATTTTACCTCTTCAATCCCCTTCCTTGCTCCTTCACAAGAATCCATCATCGCGTAGAAGTTGCGAGAACCGAACGGTTGGTGAACCAGTCGAGTGATGGGTTCAATGTTCAAAGGTCTAACTGTGGGTGAAccgatttaattaaatataaaaaattattaaaaatacaatataaattttccataaaattcaaaatttctcaATTCAACATAAAAATTGTGATTGTTGGCCAACACTGACATGTGACTGGTGATCAttagttacattcatcttcAAAACCAATTTATAACAATGATCAAAGCAATTTATCATGTCTATACCAATTTTTAGCGGGAGCTCGGTAAATGCTATACTCAAAAGATCATATCAAATTGGTGATAGAAACAATCCAGAACTATCAATATCCATCATAATTGTTGTACATAGTTTTATTGAAGAATGAAGAATAAAAAGTTATTATTTACAAGCATAACCTGCTACAGTAGAATCAAGAGTGTAGTTATTTTCCAGAATGACAAACTTaaacagattttttttttctcatcagCTGCTAAGTTGTAATTAACATACAAACAGTAAGCAATCCTATGTATACAAATCAAAACAAAACTTTTTGGCTTTTCCAGTTTTCCCAAATAATGTTTAACAATGATCTTAAGTTCTTAAGTATATTGTTATTTGTGAAACAATGCTTTTCCAGTTTTCCCAAACATTTATAACAATGATCAAAACAATGATAATACTCTAACAGATACTAATTAAcctttttttcaaaagataatTTATTTATGGGATTGAAATCATTGAACCAAACAACAGAGACTCAGGGAGGTTGGGGTT
Above is a genomic segment from Arachis stenosperma cultivar V10309 chromosome 1, arast.V10309.gnm1.PFL2, whole genome shotgun sequence containing:
- the LOC130949314 gene encoding autophagy-related protein 8i-like, which translates into the protein MGKSKSKKVKLFKEEFTFDERKKESTSIIVKYPDRVPVIIEKYARADIPTLDKKKYLVPRDMSVGQFIHILSGRLRMKPGKALFIFVKNTLPQTTSLLSNIYDTYKDDDGFLYMCYSSEKTFG
- the LOC130949224 gene encoding uncharacterized protein LOC130949224; this translates as MDMLQDGISQSISDAPPAHYVVRVELFSLLAKNSIEKYVSEKFEAGGYKWKLVLHPSGNKGKNIKDHVSLYLALDEASLPHPAWEIYANFRLFLLDQNTDNYLVVQDATGKERRFYKMKAEWGFDKFITLKEFNDASKGYLVDDTCAFGAEVYVCKERSRSKGESIVMVKDSFTYKHVWEINNFSKLDLECYDSKTFNAGNYEWKIKLYPKGNGPGFGSHLSLYLALSNPSTLSPASKIYAQITLRILDQKQAKHHFGKANYWFSSSNHERGASRLIPLSYFTSQYQGFLVKDSCLVEAEVQILGVVEALS
- the LOC130972893 gene encoding uncharacterized protein LOC130972893, whose protein sequence is MMDSCEGARKGIEEVKLKDGENVSAQHESCQLPITCFTEIVNDASLHFQIIQFPKQIYVWVGYTSAKLGNLYAAAHTRPNNNVSITSLMGGTSDNTGSGLACRLVLKTGLNVILACNIPKNSPMIEAEAEKILVQKLNSMGYGMS